The Peribacillus sp. FSL P2-0133 genome has a segment encoding these proteins:
- a CDS encoding general stress protein, with product MEKRFIAIYENANEATSAVENLKEQGYTSDQISVVAKNIDKLPSEAEEVGPAKTDGLVAGAAAGGAVGLTGLLIGMSALAVPGIGPILAAGPIFATFGGAAAGAASGAGGLRKPLLDIGLEEAEVEQYVEDIKAGKILVIADPF from the coding sequence ATGGAGAAGAGGTTTATAGCAATATATGAAAATGCAAATGAAGCGACTTCAGCAGTCGAAAACTTAAAGGAACAAGGATATACATCCGATCAAATATCAGTAGTGGCAAAAAACATTGATAAATTACCTAGTGAAGCCGAGGAAGTCGGCCCGGCAAAGACTGATGGATTAGTAGCTGGGGCAGCAGCCGGCGGAGCTGTCGGATTAACAGGTCTGCTTATTGGAATGAGTGCATTGGCCGTACCAGGAATTGGTCCAATATTGGCAGCAGGACCGATTTTCGCCACTTTTGGCGGAGCCGCAGCCGGGGCAGCATCGGGAGCAGGCGGATTGAGAAAGCCATTATTGGATATTGGACTTGAGGAAGCCGAAGTCGAACAATATGTGGAGGATATTAAAGCAGGGAAAATCCTTGTCATCGCCGATCCTTTTTAA
- a CDS encoding glutamate-5-semialdehyde dehydrogenase: MSEVTAKGKAAKKASYQLIGLSTEQKNEALGNIAKQLIIDKDFLIKENQKDLEEGRKKGFNESTLDRIMLNVNRIDDMAEAIMLLIDLNDPVGEQLETIEKENGLLIKKLRVPIGVIGMIYEARPNVTIDAATLSLKTGNAVLLRGSSSAKNSNIALVSSIHKALENTEIPVEAVQLIEDTSRETAKELFHLNEYLDVLIPRGGKNLIETVIKESTVPVLETGAGNCHIFIDQTADITMVEKIVLNGKTQRPSVCNAIEGLLIHEKWFEENGVRILELLDEKGIEVYGDEAVCSAFPRAKTATEEDWSTEYLALKISVKTVKGVFDAIEHINRYGTKHSEAILTSDEQNASAFLNKVDAAAVYHNASTRFTDGFEFGYGAEIGISTQKLHARGPMGLPALTSSKYFIYGQGQIRE, encoded by the coding sequence ATGAGTGAAGTGACGGCGAAAGGAAAGGCAGCCAAAAAAGCCAGTTATCAGTTAATAGGATTGAGTACGGAACAAAAGAACGAGGCACTTGGAAACATTGCTAAGCAACTCATTATCGATAAAGATTTTTTGATAAAAGAAAATCAAAAGGACCTGGAAGAAGGCAGGAAAAAAGGCTTCAATGAGTCTACATTGGATCGAATTATGTTAAATGTTAACCGTATTGACGACATGGCTGAGGCCATTATGCTTTTAATTGATTTAAATGATCCGGTTGGGGAACAATTGGAGACGATCGAAAAAGAGAATGGTTTATTAATTAAAAAGTTACGGGTGCCGATCGGTGTAATCGGGATGATTTATGAAGCCAGGCCTAACGTGACCATCGATGCAGCTACATTGTCCTTGAAAACGGGGAATGCCGTCCTATTAAGAGGCAGTTCGTCAGCCAAAAACTCCAATATTGCACTAGTCTCATCCATTCATAAGGCATTAGAGAATACGGAAATTCCTGTAGAAGCTGTTCAATTGATCGAGGATACGAGTCGTGAAACCGCTAAGGAACTTTTTCATCTTAATGAGTATTTAGATGTTTTGATTCCACGCGGCGGAAAGAATTTAATTGAAACGGTCATAAAGGAGTCCACTGTTCCCGTTCTTGAAACAGGAGCAGGCAATTGCCATATCTTCATCGATCAGACCGCAGATATCACGATGGTCGAGAAAATTGTCTTAAACGGTAAAACTCAGCGTCCATCCGTATGCAATGCTATCGAGGGGCTTCTAATTCATGAAAAATGGTTTGAAGAAAATGGTGTGCGTATTTTGGAACTCCTGGACGAAAAGGGTATTGAAGTATATGGAGATGAAGCGGTTTGCAGCGCCTTCCCTAGAGCGAAAACAGCTACAGAGGAAGATTGGTCAACGGAGTACCTGGCTTTAAAAATCAGCGTTAAAACTGTAAAAGGTGTATTCGATGCGATTGAACACATTAACCGATACGGTACCAAGCATTCTGAAGCAATCCTGACGAGTGATGAACAAAACGCCTCCGCATTTTTGAATAAAGTAGACGCCGCAGCAGTTTATCACAATGCTTCCACCCGTTTTACCGACGGCTTTGAATTCGGTTATGGCGCAGAAATCGGCATTTCGACACAAAAGCTGCATGCACGTGGACCAATGGGTTTACCTGCATTAACATCAAGCAAGTACTTCATTTACGGCCAGGGGCAAATCCGGGAATGA